A window of Phyllopteryx taeniolatus isolate TA_2022b chromosome 19, UOR_Ptae_1.2, whole genome shotgun sequence contains these coding sequences:
- the LOC133468889 gene encoding ATP-dependent RNA helicase DHX8-like isoform X3: MAALDGIKRLEYLSLVSKVCTELENHLGISEKDLAEFIISLADKHPTLEAFKAALTQNGADFTETLTTNLFRLIKTMQTSTCQEHEQQPQSEQDKLKEKYPALCKPDDPVWMIKSRHVSKSDEQVAAAAMKELEMLMPHCAHQLTHNRLKSVIFRGHIKQIQQPDVIALRTNTTLHGGSADEERARKRHGSGSRERDGETTGKRRRKRPSRWSDRPPCPPGDAAQEEVVAEPKPVERPLSDVPAVGDIYCGKVSSVMQFGCFVQLEGLRKRWEGLVHVSELRKEGRIADVSTVVSRGQKVKVKVLSVTGTKASLSMKDVDQETGEDLNPNRRRNLDAGAGARDDAMRNPDFPVEVCVVESEENPSEQKRMAKITDLEKWELKQMIAANVLPKEEYPEFDEETGILPNLDDEEDVDVEIDLVEEEPPFLQGQTRWSTNMSPVKIVKNPDGSLSQAAMMQNALAKERRELKQAARADEMDRIPTGLHKNWIDPMPDYDGRQIAANMRGIGALPPDVPEWKRYAFGGNQVSYGKKTELSIVQQRESLPIFKLKEQLVQAVHDNQILIVVGETGSGKTTQITQYLAEAGYTARGKIGCTQPRRVAAMSVAKRVSEEFGCRLGQEVGYTIRFEDCTSTETLIKYMTHGMLQRECLIDPDMSQYSLIMLDEAHERTIHTDVLFGLLKKTVLKRKDLKLIVSSATLDAVKFSQYFFEAPIFTIPGRTFPVEILYAREPETDYLDASLITVMQIHLTEPPGDVLVFLTGQEEIDTACEILFERMRMLGPDVPQLIILPVYSALPSEMQTRIFEPAPLGSRKVIIATNIAETSLTIDGIYYVVDPGFVKQIVYNSKSGIDQLVVTPISQAQAKQRSGRAGRTGPGKCYRLYTERAYRDEMLTTNVPEIQRTNLASTVLSLKAMGINDLLAFDFMDAPPMETLITAMEQLYALGALDDEGLLTRLGRRMAEFPLEPMLCKMLIMSVHLGCSDEMLTIVSMLSVQNVFYRPKDKQVQADQRKAKFFQPEGDHLTLLAVFNSWKNNKFSSPWCFENFIQGRSLKRAQDIRKQMLSIMDRHKLDVVSCGKSTMRVQKAICSGFFRNAARKHPQDGYRTLIDQQVVYLHPSSTLFNRQPEWLVYHELVLTTKEYMREVTTIDPRWLVEFAPAFFKVSDPTRLSKQKKQQRLEPLYNRYEEPNAWRISRAFRRR, encoded by the exons ATGGCGGCGCTGGACGGAATAAAGCGTCTGGAATATTTATCTTTGGTATCCAAAGTGTGCACCGAGTTGGAAAACCATCTCGGAATAAGCGAAAAGGATCTTG CTGAATTCATCATCAGCCTGGCAGATAAACATCCAACATTGGAGGCGTTTAAAGCTGCCTTGACACAAAATGGAGCAGATTTCACA GAAACGCTCACTACTAATTTGTTTAGACTTATCAAAACCATGCAAACGTCCACTTGTCAAG AACATGAGCAACAACCCCAGAGTGAACAAGACAAGCTGAAAGAGAAATATCCAGCTTTATGTAAACCAGATGATCCCGTGTGGATG ATTAAGTCACGACACGTCAGCAAAAGCGACGAGCAAGTTGCCGCAGCAGCCATGAAGGAGCTGGAGATGCTCATGCCTCACTGTGCACACCA ACTCACCCACAATAGGTTAAAATCTGTGATATTTAGAGGtcatataaaacaaatacaacagcCGGATGTCATCGCTCTCAGGACAAACACAACGTTGCACGGCGGCAGTGCAGACGAGGAGCGCGCTCGGAAGCGCCACGGTTCCGGTTCGAGAGAGCGCGACGGCGAGACGACCGGCAAACGGCGACGGAAACGACCGTCCCGCTGGAGCGACCGACCGCCTTGCCCGCCCGGGGACGCCGCCCAGGAGGAAGTCGTCGCGGAGCCAAAGCCCGTCGAGCGTCCTCTGTCCGACGTTCCCGCGGTGGGCGACATCTACTGCGGGAAAGTGTCCAGCGTGATGCAGTTTGGATGCTTTGTGCAGCTGGAAGGCCTTAG GAAGCGCTGGGAGGGCCTGGTGCACGTGTCGGAGCTGCGCAAGGAAGGCCGAATAGCAGATGTGTCGACTGTGGTCAGCAGGGGACAAAAGGTCAAGGTCAAAGTGCTGTCCGTGACCGGAACAAAGGCCAGCCTCAGCATGAAG GATGTGGACCAGGAAACCGGAGAGGACCTGAACCCAAACCGCAGGAGGAACCTCGACGCCGGCGCCGGCGCCCGGGACGACGCCATGAGGAATCCCGACTTTCCTGTGGAGGTCTGCGTGGTGGAGAGCGAGGAGAACCCGAGCGAGCAAAAGAGGATGGCCAAGATCACCGACCTGGAAAAGTGGGAGCTCAAGCAG ATGATCGCCGCCAACGTGCTCCCGAAGGAGGAGTACCCGGAGTTTGACGAGGAAACGGGAATCCTTCCCAACTTGGACGACGAGGAGG ACGTGGACGTGGAGATCGACCTGGTGGAAGAGGAGCCGCCCTTCCTGCAAGGACAGACCCGATGGAGCACAAACATGAGTCCCGTCAAGATCGTCAAG AATCCCGACGGCTCGCTGTCGCAGGCGGCCATGATGCAGAACGCCCTGGCCAAAGAGCGCCGCGAGCTCAAGCAGGCGGCTCGCGCGGACGAGATGGACCGCATCCCGACCGGCCTCCACAAGAACTGGATCGACCCCATGCCCGACT ACGACGGCCGCCAGATCGCCGCCAACATGCGCGGCATCGGCGCCCTGCCTCCCGATGTTCCCGAGTGGAAGCGGTACGCCTTCGGGGGGAACCAGGTGTCGTACGGCAAGAAAACGGAGCTGTCCATCGTGCAGCAGAGGGAGAGTCTTCCCATCTTCAAACTTAAGGAGCAGCTGGTTCAG GCCGTCCACGACAACCAGATCCTGATCGTGGTGGGCGAGACCGGCTCCGGGAAGACCACGCAGATCACGCAGTACCTGGCGGAGGCGGGATACACGGCGCGCGGGAAGATCGGCTGCACGCAGCCTCGCCGCGTGGCCGCCATGTCCGTCGCCAAGAGGGTCTCCGAGGAGTTCGGATGTCGGCTGGGCCAGGAG GTGGGCTACACGATCCGTTTCGAGGACTGCACCAGCACGGAGACGCTGATCAAGTACATGACTCACGGGATGCTGCAGCGCGAATGTCTGATCGACCCCGACATGAGCCAGTATTCCCTCATCATGCTGGACGAGGCCCACGAGAGGACCATCCACACCGACGTCCTCTTCGGTCTGCTCAAGAAG ACGGTGCTGAAGCGCAAAGACCTGAAGCTGATCGTGTCGTCGGCCACGCTGGACGCCGTCAAGTTCTCGCAGTACTTCTTTGAGGCGCCCATCTTCACCATCCCGGGCAGGACGTTCCCGGTAGAGATCCTCTACGCCAGGGAGCCCGAGACGGACTACCTGGACGCCAGCCTCATCACCGTCATGCAGATCCACCTGACCGAGCCTCCCG GCGACGTCCTCGTGTTTCTGACCGGCCAGGAGGAAATCGACACGGCCTGCGAGATCCTCTTCGAGCGCATGAGGATGCTCGGCCCCGACGTTCCCCAGCTCATCATCCTCCCCGTTTATTCCGCTCTGCCCAGCGAGATGCAGACCAGGATCTTTGAGCCGGCGCCGCTCGGCAGCAGGAAG GTCATCATCGCCACAAACATCGCCGAGACGTCGCTGACCATCGACGGCATCTACTACGTGGTGGACCCCGGCTTCGTCAAGCAGATTGTTTACAACTCCAAGTCGGGCATCGACCAGCTGGTGGTGACGCCCATCTCGCAG GCGCAGGCCAAGCAGCGTTCGGGCCGCGCCGGCAGGACGGGTCCCGGCAAGTGTTACCGGCTGTACACGGAGCGGGCGTACAGGGACGAGATGTTGACCACCAACGTGCCGGAGATCCAGAGGACCAACTTGGCCAGCACGGTGCTCTCGCTCAAG GCCATGGGCATCAACGACCTGCTGGCCTTCGACTTCATGGACGCTCCTCCCATGGAGACTCTGATCACGGCCATGGAGCAGCTTTACGCTTTGGGGGCGCTGGACGACGAGGGGCTCCTCACGCGACTCGGTCGGAGG ATGGCAGAATTCCCTCTGGAGCCCATGTTGTGCAAGATGTTGATCATGTCCGTGCATCTGGGCTGCAGCGACGAGATGCTCACCATCGTGTCCATGTTGTCCGTGCAGAACGTCTTCTACAGGCCCAAG GACAAGCAGGTCCAGGCGGACCAGAGGAAGGCCAAGTTTTTCCAGCCCGAGGGCGACCATCTCACCCTGCTGGCCGTCTTCAACTCGTGGAAGAACAACAAGTTCTCCAGCCCCTGGTGCTTCGAGAACTTCATCCAGGGTCGCTCGCTCAAGAGAGCGCAGGACATCCGCAAGCAGATGCTGAGCATCATGGACAG ACACAAATTGGACGTGGTGTCTTGCGGCAAGTCGACCATGCGCGTCCAGAAAGCCATCTGCAGCGGTTTCTTCCGGAACGCCGCCAGGAAGCACCCCCAAGACGGCTACCGCACCCTCATCGACCAGCAGGTGGTGTACCTCCACCCGTCCAGCACGCTCTTCAACCGCCAGCCCGAATG GCTGGTGTACCACGAGCTGGTGCTGACCACCAAGGAGTACATGCGCGAGGTGACCACCATCGACCCGCGTTGGCTGGTGGAGTTCGCGCCGGCCTTCTTCAAGGTGTCCGACCCGACGCGCCTCAGCAagcagaagaagcagcagcgtCTGGAGCCTCTGTACAACCGCTACGAGGAACCCAACGCCTGGAGGATCTCCAGAGCCTTCCGCCGACGCTGA
- the LOC133468889 gene encoding ATP-dependent RNA helicase DHX8-like isoform X2, producing MAALDGIKRLEYLSLVSKVCTELENHLGISEKDLAEFIISLADKHPTLEAFKAALTQNGADFTETLTTNLFRLIKTMQTSTCQEHEQQPQSEQDKLKEKYPALCKPDDPVWMIKSRHVSKSDEQVAAAAMKELEMLMPHCAHQTNTTLHGGSADEERARKRHGSGSRERDGETTGKRRRKRPSRWSDRPPCPPGDAAQEEVVAEPKPVERPLSDVPAVGDIYCGKVSSVMQFGCFVQLEGLRKRWEGLVHVSELRKEGRIADVSTVVSRGQKVKVKVLSVTGTKASLSMKDVDQETGEDLNPNRRRNLDAGAGARDDAMRNPDFPVEVCVVESEENPSEQKRMAKITDLEKWELKQMIAANVLPKEEYPEFDEETGILPNLDDEEDVDVEIDLVEEEPPFLQGQTRWSTNMSPVKIVKNPDGSLSQAAMMQNALAKERRELKQAARADEMDRIPTGLHKNWIDPMPDYDGRQIAANMRGIGALPPDVPEWKRYAFGGNQVSYGKKTELSIVQQRESLPIFKLKEQLVQAVHDNQILIVVGETGSGKTTQITQYLAEAGYTARGKIGCTQPRRVAAMSVAKRVSEEFGCRLGQEVGYTIRFEDCTSTETLIKYMTHGMLQRECLIDPDMSQYSLIMLDEAHERTIHTDVLFGLLKKTVLKRKDLKLIVSSATLDAVKFSQYFFEAPIFTIPGRTFPVEILYAREPETDYLDASLITVMQIHLTEPPGDVLVFLTGQEEIDTACEILFERMRMLGPDVPQLIILPVYSALPSEMQTRIFEPAPLGSRKVIIATNIAETSLTIDGIYYVVDPGFVKQIVYNSKSGIDQLVVTPISQAQAKQRSGRAGRTGPGKCYRLYTERAYRDEMLTTNVPEIQRTNLASTVLSLKAMGINDLLAFDFMDAPPMETLITAMEQLYALGALDDEGLLTRLGRRMAEFPLEPMLCKMLIMSVHLGCSDEMLTIVSMLSVQNVFYRPKDKQVQADQRKAKFFQPEGDHLTLLAVFNSWKNNKFSSPWCFENFIQGRSLKRAQDIRKQMLSIMDRSTQIGRGVLRQVDHARPESHLQRFLPERRQEAPPRRLPHPHRPAGGVPPPVQHALQPPARMAGVPRAGADHQGVHARGDHHRPALAGGVRAGLLQGVRPDAPQQAEEAAASGASVQPLRGTQRLEDLQSLPPTLTTALVAADASSFLSSGCDIILFSDYRMVR from the exons ATGGCGGCGCTGGACGGAATAAAGCGTCTGGAATATTTATCTTTGGTATCCAAAGTGTGCACCGAGTTGGAAAACCATCTCGGAATAAGCGAAAAGGATCTTG CTGAATTCATCATCAGCCTGGCAGATAAACATCCAACATTGGAGGCGTTTAAAGCTGCCTTGACACAAAATGGAGCAGATTTCACA GAAACGCTCACTACTAATTTGTTTAGACTTATCAAAACCATGCAAACGTCCACTTGTCAAG AACATGAGCAACAACCCCAGAGTGAACAAGACAAGCTGAAAGAGAAATATCCAGCTTTATGTAAACCAGATGATCCCGTGTGGATG ATTAAGTCACGACACGTCAGCAAAAGCGACGAGCAAGTTGCCGCAGCAGCCATGAAGGAGCTGGAGATGCTCATGCCTCACTGTGCACACCA GACAAACACAACGTTGCACGGCGGCAGTGCAGACGAGGAGCGCGCTCGGAAGCGCCACGGTTCCGGTTCGAGAGAGCGCGACGGCGAGACGACCGGCAAACGGCGACGGAAACGACCGTCCCGCTGGAGCGACCGACCGCCTTGCCCGCCCGGGGACGCCGCCCAGGAGGAAGTCGTCGCGGAGCCAAAGCCCGTCGAGCGTCCTCTGTCCGACGTTCCCGCGGTGGGCGACATCTACTGCGGGAAAGTGTCCAGCGTGATGCAGTTTGGATGCTTTGTGCAGCTGGAAGGCCTTAG GAAGCGCTGGGAGGGCCTGGTGCACGTGTCGGAGCTGCGCAAGGAAGGCCGAATAGCAGATGTGTCGACTGTGGTCAGCAGGGGACAAAAGGTCAAGGTCAAAGTGCTGTCCGTGACCGGAACAAAGGCCAGCCTCAGCATGAAG GATGTGGACCAGGAAACCGGAGAGGACCTGAACCCAAACCGCAGGAGGAACCTCGACGCCGGCGCCGGCGCCCGGGACGACGCCATGAGGAATCCCGACTTTCCTGTGGAGGTCTGCGTGGTGGAGAGCGAGGAGAACCCGAGCGAGCAAAAGAGGATGGCCAAGATCACCGACCTGGAAAAGTGGGAGCTCAAGCAG ATGATCGCCGCCAACGTGCTCCCGAAGGAGGAGTACCCGGAGTTTGACGAGGAAACGGGAATCCTTCCCAACTTGGACGACGAGGAGG ACGTGGACGTGGAGATCGACCTGGTGGAAGAGGAGCCGCCCTTCCTGCAAGGACAGACCCGATGGAGCACAAACATGAGTCCCGTCAAGATCGTCAAG AATCCCGACGGCTCGCTGTCGCAGGCGGCCATGATGCAGAACGCCCTGGCCAAAGAGCGCCGCGAGCTCAAGCAGGCGGCTCGCGCGGACGAGATGGACCGCATCCCGACCGGCCTCCACAAGAACTGGATCGACCCCATGCCCGACT ACGACGGCCGCCAGATCGCCGCCAACATGCGCGGCATCGGCGCCCTGCCTCCCGATGTTCCCGAGTGGAAGCGGTACGCCTTCGGGGGGAACCAGGTGTCGTACGGCAAGAAAACGGAGCTGTCCATCGTGCAGCAGAGGGAGAGTCTTCCCATCTTCAAACTTAAGGAGCAGCTGGTTCAG GCCGTCCACGACAACCAGATCCTGATCGTGGTGGGCGAGACCGGCTCCGGGAAGACCACGCAGATCACGCAGTACCTGGCGGAGGCGGGATACACGGCGCGCGGGAAGATCGGCTGCACGCAGCCTCGCCGCGTGGCCGCCATGTCCGTCGCCAAGAGGGTCTCCGAGGAGTTCGGATGTCGGCTGGGCCAGGAG GTGGGCTACACGATCCGTTTCGAGGACTGCACCAGCACGGAGACGCTGATCAAGTACATGACTCACGGGATGCTGCAGCGCGAATGTCTGATCGACCCCGACATGAGCCAGTATTCCCTCATCATGCTGGACGAGGCCCACGAGAGGACCATCCACACCGACGTCCTCTTCGGTCTGCTCAAGAAG ACGGTGCTGAAGCGCAAAGACCTGAAGCTGATCGTGTCGTCGGCCACGCTGGACGCCGTCAAGTTCTCGCAGTACTTCTTTGAGGCGCCCATCTTCACCATCCCGGGCAGGACGTTCCCGGTAGAGATCCTCTACGCCAGGGAGCCCGAGACGGACTACCTGGACGCCAGCCTCATCACCGTCATGCAGATCCACCTGACCGAGCCTCCCG GCGACGTCCTCGTGTTTCTGACCGGCCAGGAGGAAATCGACACGGCCTGCGAGATCCTCTTCGAGCGCATGAGGATGCTCGGCCCCGACGTTCCCCAGCTCATCATCCTCCCCGTTTATTCCGCTCTGCCCAGCGAGATGCAGACCAGGATCTTTGAGCCGGCGCCGCTCGGCAGCAGGAAG GTCATCATCGCCACAAACATCGCCGAGACGTCGCTGACCATCGACGGCATCTACTACGTGGTGGACCCCGGCTTCGTCAAGCAGATTGTTTACAACTCCAAGTCGGGCATCGACCAGCTGGTGGTGACGCCCATCTCGCAG GCGCAGGCCAAGCAGCGTTCGGGCCGCGCCGGCAGGACGGGTCCCGGCAAGTGTTACCGGCTGTACACGGAGCGGGCGTACAGGGACGAGATGTTGACCACCAACGTGCCGGAGATCCAGAGGACCAACTTGGCCAGCACGGTGCTCTCGCTCAAG GCCATGGGCATCAACGACCTGCTGGCCTTCGACTTCATGGACGCTCCTCCCATGGAGACTCTGATCACGGCCATGGAGCAGCTTTACGCTTTGGGGGCGCTGGACGACGAGGGGCTCCTCACGCGACTCGGTCGGAGG ATGGCAGAATTCCCTCTGGAGCCCATGTTGTGCAAGATGTTGATCATGTCCGTGCATCTGGGCTGCAGCGACGAGATGCTCACCATCGTGTCCATGTTGTCCGTGCAGAACGTCTTCTACAGGCCCAAG GACAAGCAGGTCCAGGCGGACCAGAGGAAGGCCAAGTTTTTCCAGCCCGAGGGCGACCATCTCACCCTGCTGGCCGTCTTCAACTCGTGGAAGAACAACAAGTTCTCCAGCCCCTGGTGCTTCGAGAACTTCATCCAGGGTCGCTCGCTCAAGAGAGCGCAGGACATCCGCAAGCAGATGCTGAGCATCATGGACAGGTCG ACACAAATTGGACGTGGTGTCTTGCGGCAAGTCGACCATGCGCGTCCAGAAAGCCATCTGCAGCGGTTTCTTCCGGAACGCCGCCAGGAAGCACCCCCAAGACGGCTACCGCACCCTCATCGACCAGCAGGTGGTGTACCTCCACCCGTCCAGCACGCTCTTCAACCGCCAGCCCGAATG GCTGGTGTACCACGAGCTGGTGCTGACCACCAAGGAGTACATGCGCGAGGTGACCACCATCGACCCGCGTTGGCTGGTGGAGTTCGCGCCGGCCTTCTTCAAGGTGTCCGACCCGACGCGCCTCAGCAagcagaagaagcagcagcgtCTGGAGCCTCTGTACAACCGCTACGAGGAACCCAACGCCTGGAGGATCTCCAGAGCCTTCCGCCGACGCTGACAACTGCTCTCGTGGCAGCGGACGCGTCGTCATTTTTAAGCTCGGGATGTgatatcattttattttcagattaTCGTATGgtaagatga